In Streptomyces sp. NBC_00878, a single window of DNA contains:
- the argB gene encoding acetylglutamate kinase, with product MSSTRRHTALPKAQILIEALPWLTRHNGKTVVIKFGGNAMIDEDLKAAFAQDVVFLRQAGLKPVVVHGGGPQISAALDRHGIVSEFKAGLRVTTEDAMDVVRMVLAGQVQRELVGLLNQHGPLAVGLTGEDAHTMTATKHQPEINGELVDIGRVGEITAIDTGAIEALLADGRIPVVSSIARSQDDGHVYNVNADTAAAALAAALGAETLMVLTDVEGLYEDWPNSDEVISRLTARQLEKLLPDLATGMVPKMEGCLHAVRNGVNTARVIDGRVQHSILLEIFTDEGIGTMVVPDAEETDAEETDAEETNTEEPDGQGPDGQEPNRHEGEAV from the coding sequence ATGAGCAGTACCCGCAGGCACACCGCACTCCCCAAGGCCCAGATCCTCATCGAGGCGCTGCCCTGGCTGACACGGCACAACGGCAAGACGGTCGTCATCAAGTTCGGCGGCAACGCCATGATCGACGAGGACCTGAAGGCCGCGTTCGCGCAGGACGTCGTGTTCCTGCGCCAGGCCGGACTCAAGCCCGTCGTCGTGCACGGCGGCGGCCCGCAGATCAGCGCCGCCCTCGACAGGCACGGCATCGTCAGCGAGTTCAAGGCGGGCCTCAGGGTCACGACCGAGGACGCCATGGACGTCGTACGCATGGTGCTCGCCGGACAGGTCCAACGTGAGCTCGTCGGACTCCTCAACCAGCACGGACCGCTCGCCGTCGGACTCACCGGCGAGGACGCGCACACCATGACCGCCACCAAGCACCAGCCCGAGATCAACGGGGAGTTGGTCGACATCGGGCGGGTGGGCGAGATCACCGCGATCGACACGGGCGCGATCGAGGCACTGCTCGCCGACGGCCGGATCCCGGTCGTCTCGTCGATCGCCCGTAGCCAGGACGACGGACATGTCTACAACGTCAATGCTGATACGGCGGCTGCGGCACTCGCTGCGGCGCTGGGTGCCGAAACACTGATGGTCCTCACGGACGTCGAGGGACTCTACGAGGACTGGCCGAACTCCGACGAGGTCATCAGCCGGCTCACCGCGCGACAGCTGGAGAAGCTGCTGCCCGACCTGGCCACCGGCATGGTGCCGAAGATGGAGGGCTGCCTGCACGCCGTGCGCAACGGCGTGAACACCGCCCGCGTGATCGACGGCCGGGTCCAGCACTCGATCCTGCTGGAGATCTTCACCGACGAGGGCATCGGCACGATGGTCGTGCCGGACGCGGAAGAGACGGACGCGGAAGAGACGGACGCGGAAGAGACGAACACGGAAGAGCCGGACGGGCAAGGGCCGGACGGGCAAGAGCCGAACAGGCATGAGGGGGAAGCCGTATGA
- a CDS encoding acetylornithine transaminase codes for MTANEQLTQRWQGALMDNYGTPRLPLVRGAGTKLWDADGKEYLDLVGGIAVNALGHAHPAIVEAVSRQIASLGHVSNLFVAEPPVALAERLLQLFGRDGRVYFCNSGAEANEGAFKIGRLTGRGHMVATQGGFHGRTMGALALTGQPGKQEPFLPLPGDVTHVPYGDPQALAAAVTEDTALVVIEPVQGENGVIVPPPGYLKAARAITAATGTFLVLDEVQTGVGRTGHWFEYQAHEGVLPDIVTLAKGLGGGLPLGATVAFGRAAQLLKPGHHGTTFGGNPVACAAGLAVLDTIEAEGLLENVKRTSEKLREGIESFGHPLIDYVRGAGLLLGIVLTEPLAPQVQQAAQDAGLLVNAPAPDVVRLMPPLNVSDDEVDVFLRALPGVLDQARDADGDGAS; via the coding sequence ATGACCGCCAACGAACAGCTCACCCAGCGATGGCAGGGCGCGCTGATGGACAACTACGGCACGCCGCGGCTGCCCCTCGTCCGCGGTGCGGGCACCAAGTTGTGGGACGCCGACGGCAAGGAGTACCTGGACCTCGTCGGCGGGATCGCGGTGAACGCGCTCGGCCACGCCCACCCGGCGATCGTCGAGGCCGTGAGCCGGCAGATCGCCTCCCTCGGCCATGTCTCCAACCTCTTCGTCGCCGAGCCGCCCGTCGCGCTCGCCGAACGGCTGCTCCAGCTCTTCGGACGGGACGGCCGGGTCTACTTCTGCAACTCGGGTGCCGAGGCCAACGAGGGCGCCTTCAAGATCGGGCGGCTCACGGGCCGCGGGCACATGGTCGCCACCCAGGGCGGTTTCCACGGCCGGACCATGGGCGCGCTCGCGCTCACCGGCCAGCCGGGCAAGCAGGAGCCGTTCCTGCCGCTGCCGGGCGACGTCACGCATGTGCCGTACGGGGATCCGCAGGCGCTGGCCGCCGCCGTCACCGAGGACACCGCGCTGGTCGTCATCGAGCCGGTCCAGGGCGAGAACGGCGTGATCGTACCGCCGCCCGGCTACCTCAAGGCGGCCCGCGCCATCACCGCCGCCACCGGCACGTTCCTCGTCCTCGACGAGGTACAGACGGGTGTCGGCCGTACGGGGCACTGGTTCGAGTACCAGGCCCACGAGGGTGTCCTGCCGGACATCGTCACGCTCGCGAAGGGGCTCGGCGGCGGGCTTCCGCTCGGTGCGACCGTCGCCTTCGGGCGGGCGGCGCAGCTGCTGAAGCCCGGACACCACGGCACGACCTTCGGCGGCAACCCGGTCGCCTGCGCCGCCGGACTCGCCGTCCTCGACACGATCGAGGCGGAGGGGCTGCTGGAGAACGTGAAGCGGACCAGCGAGAAGCTGCGGGAGGGAATCGAGTCCTTCGGCCACCCGTTGATCGATTATGTCCGGGGAGCGGGCCTCCTCCTGGGTATCGTGCTCACCGAGCCACTCGCGCCCCAGGTGCAGCAGGCGGCTCAGGACGCCGGTCTCCTGGTGAACGCGCCCGCCCCCGATGTCGTACGGCTGATGCCGCCGCTGAACGTGAGCGACGACGAGGTGGACGTGTTCCTGCGGGCCCTGCCCGGTGTCCTCGACCAGGCCCGAGACGCCGACGGGGACGGAGCATCCTGA
- a CDS encoding arginine repressor, with protein MSQAQDHEHAGPAVPQTRTARHRRIVDILNRQPVRSQSQLAKLLADDGLNVTQATLSRDLDELNAVKIRNNDGDLIYAVPSEGGFRTPRAPLGESAKEERMRRLSSELLISAEASANLVVLRTPPGAAQFLASAIDQAELQDILGTIAGDDTLLLISRNPTGGQALADHLLRLAQNHH; from the coding sequence ATGAGTCAGGCGCAGGACCACGAGCACGCGGGGCCCGCGGTGCCGCAGACCCGCACGGCACGCCACCGGCGGATCGTGGACATCCTCAACCGGCAGCCGGTGCGTTCCCAGAGCCAGTTGGCGAAGCTGCTCGCCGACGACGGGCTGAATGTCACTCAGGCGACGCTCTCCCGGGACCTGGACGAGCTGAACGCGGTGAAGATCCGCAACAACGACGGTGACCTGATCTATGCGGTGCCGAGTGAGGGGGGTTTCCGGACCCCCCGCGCGCCGCTGGGGGAGTCGGCGAAGGAGGAGCGGATGCGGAGGCTGTCCTCGGAGCTGTTGATCTCCGCGGAGGCTTCGGCGAACCTCGTGGTTCTGCGGACCCCTCCGGGGGCTGCGCAGTTTCTTGCCTCGGCGATTGATCAGGCGGAGTTGCAGGACATTCTCGGGACGATCGCCGGGGATGACACGTTGCTGTTGATCAGTCGGAATCCCACGGGTGGGCAGGCGTTGGCCGATCACTTGCTGCGGTTGGCTCAGAATCACCATTGA
- a CDS encoding FAD:protein FMN transferase gives MGTVFSFDVRGGEPEAVQAALAEAVAQLHAVDEVFSTYRENSQISRLARGELTVAQCDPEVAEVLELCAEAERLSDGWFSTKYAGVVDPTGMVKGWSVERVARHLVAAGATGVSVNGGGDVQMYGVPGPHRPWRVGVSDPLRPGGLAAVVTAAGVDELAVATSGSAERGTHIVDPRTGRSAVTDLVAVTVVGPRITWADAWATAAFAMGSRQALTWLESLPDVEALLITAGDEVRCTGGLANRLG, from the coding sequence ATGGGCACGGTCTTCTCCTTCGACGTACGGGGTGGTGAACCCGAGGCCGTACAGGCCGCGCTGGCGGAGGCCGTGGCCCAACTCCACGCGGTGGACGAGGTGTTCAGCACCTACCGCGAGAACAGCCAGATCTCCCGGCTCGCGCGCGGCGAACTGACCGTCGCCCAGTGCGACCCGGAGGTCGCCGAGGTACTCGAACTGTGCGCCGAGGCCGAGCGGTTGAGCGACGGCTGGTTCAGCACGAAGTACGCGGGTGTCGTCGACCCGACCGGCATGGTGAAGGGCTGGAGCGTCGAGCGCGTGGCCCGGCATCTCGTCGCGGCCGGCGCGACCGGCGTGAGCGTGAACGGCGGCGGAGACGTGCAGATGTACGGCGTGCCGGGGCCGCACCGGCCCTGGCGGGTCGGCGTCTCCGACCCGCTGCGGCCCGGCGGTCTGGCCGCGGTGGTCACCGCGGCCGGCGTCGACGAACTGGCCGTGGCCACCTCGGGCTCCGCCGAGCGCGGCACGCACATCGTGGACCCGCGCACCGGCCGCTCCGCGGTCACCGACCTGGTGGCCGTGACCGTCGTCGGCCCCCGCATCACCTGGGCGGACGCCTGGGCGACGGCGGCCTTCGCGATGGGCTCCCGCCAGGCCCTGACCTGGCTGGAATCCCTCCCGGACGTCGAGGCCCTACTGATCACGGCGGGCGACGAGGTCAGATGCACGGGGGGCTTGGCGAACCGCCTGGGCTGA
- a CDS encoding FMN-binding protein, translated as MKKSHPLRRIVLAGAATVSGIVLLLTLKPSSDPASASAEGTPQGQQSVAPQGTGGAQAAGSGGDETLTGDVVKTEYGNVQVRITMSGGKITSAAAIEAPSGGRSTEVSTNSVPKLNQAAIRTGSADIDAVSGATYTSGGYKKSLQSALDKAGSSSATGGTSGGTSGGGSADASGSTGGSTGGSTGGGAAQAKTVTGTAVQTDYGPVQVRITVNGGKITKAEAVQQPSGGRSSQISGDAVPKLNQAAVAAGSADIDAVSGATYTSGGYKKSLQSALDQAGG; from the coding sequence ATGAAGAAGAGCCACCCCCTGCGACGTATCGTGCTGGCCGGTGCCGCCACGGTGTCCGGGATCGTGCTGCTGCTGACGCTGAAGCCCTCCTCGGACCCGGCGTCCGCGTCGGCCGAGGGCACACCGCAAGGGCAGCAGTCGGTCGCACCCCAGGGAACCGGAGGCGCACAGGCCGCGGGCAGTGGAGGGGACGAGACCCTCACCGGTGACGTCGTCAAGACCGAGTACGGCAACGTCCAGGTCCGTATCACGATGAGCGGCGGCAAGATCACCTCGGCCGCCGCCATCGAGGCGCCCAGCGGCGGTCGCAGCACCGAGGTCAGCACCAACTCGGTGCCCAAGCTCAACCAGGCGGCGATCCGGACGGGCAGCGCCGACATCGACGCGGTCTCGGGTGCCACCTACACCAGCGGCGGCTACAAGAAGTCCCTCCAGTCGGCCCTCGACAAGGCCGGCTCGTCCTCGGCGACCGGCGGCACCTCTGGCGGGACCTCTGGCGGCGGCTCGGCCGACGCGAGCGGTTCAACGGGCGGGTCCACGGGTGGGTCCACCGGTGGGGGTGCCGCTCAGGCGAAGACCGTCACGGGCACGGCCGTCCAGACCGACTACGGCCCCGTGCAGGTCCGGATCACCGTCAACGGCGGGAAGATCACCAAGGCCGAGGCGGTGCAGCAGCCCAGCGGCGGACGCAGCAGCCAGATCAGCGGTGACGCGGTGCCGAAGCTCAACCAGGCCGCGGTCGCGGCGGGCAGTGCCGACATCGACGCGGTCTCCGGCGCCACCTACACCAGCGGCGGCTACAAGAAGTCCCTCCAGTCGGCCCTGGACCAGGCCGGTGGCTGA
- a CDS encoding ferredoxin reductase family protein, whose protein sequence is MRRIRPRRSPAIPLLIAVWAGAAGVIWLWWSNTPSIADDKGRILNAGRITGLLAGYLMALVVLQMARVPALERRVGSDRVARWHAMSGRYMLCLTLAHIGLTMYGYALQANTGVVEQTIDSVNTLPDMGKAAIGTGVLLFIGLISVGGLRKRIPYDTWYHIHLLTYVTVYLSFWHQLSTGNDFAVEPAATTAWYALYGTVTALVLWYRVITPVRLNLRHRMRVEEVVEEAPGIVSVLISGKRLHRIGAEPGQFFRWRFLAPGMRLSSHPYSLSAAPRPGLLRITVKALGDHSTALKGLKRGTRVWAEGPYGAMTASRRSRGKVLLMAGGVGITPMRALFETLPAERGDLTLLYRANSTQDLALWDELSAIADERGARLMYAVNSPDGERPDINPETLRRKLPDIDEHDVFLCGPPGFAEGAYTALRGAGVPARRIHHESFEL, encoded by the coding sequence ATGCGCCGTATCCGACCTCGCCGCTCCCCCGCCATCCCGTTGCTGATCGCCGTGTGGGCGGGCGCGGCGGGTGTGATCTGGCTGTGGTGGAGCAACACCCCGTCCATCGCGGACGACAAGGGCCGGATCCTGAACGCGGGCCGGATCACCGGTCTGCTCGCCGGGTATCTGATGGCTCTCGTGGTCCTGCAGATGGCCCGGGTGCCCGCGCTGGAACGCCGGGTCGGCTCCGACCGCGTCGCCCGCTGGCACGCCATGAGCGGCCGGTACATGCTGTGCCTCACCCTCGCCCACATCGGGCTCACGATGTACGGGTATGCCCTGCAGGCGAACACGGGGGTCGTCGAGCAGACCATCGACTCGGTCAACACCCTGCCCGACATGGGCAAGGCGGCCATCGGTACGGGTGTGCTGCTGTTCATCGGCCTGATCTCCGTCGGCGGACTGCGCAAGCGGATCCCGTACGACACCTGGTACCACATCCACCTGCTCACGTACGTGACCGTGTATCTGTCGTTCTGGCACCAGCTGTCCACCGGCAACGACTTCGCGGTCGAGCCCGCCGCCACGACGGCCTGGTACGCGCTGTACGGGACCGTGACCGCGCTGGTGCTCTGGTACCGGGTGATCACGCCGGTCCGGCTGAACCTGCGGCACCGGATGCGGGTCGAGGAGGTCGTCGAGGAGGCGCCCGGCATCGTCTCCGTGCTGATCAGCGGAAAGCGGCTGCACCGCATCGGTGCCGAGCCGGGGCAGTTCTTCCGCTGGCGGTTCCTGGCACCTGGCATGCGGCTCAGCTCGCACCCGTACTCGCTGTCGGCCGCGCCCCGGCCCGGTCTGCTCAGGATCACGGTCAAGGCGCTCGGCGACCACAGCACCGCGCTGAAGGGGCTGAAGCGGGGCACGCGGGTGTGGGCCGAGGGCCCGTACGGAGCGATGACCGCGTCCCGGCGCAGCCGCGGAAAGGTGCTGCTGATGGCCGGCGGAGTGGGGATCACCCCGATGCGGGCGCTGTTCGAGACGCTGCCGGCCGAGCGTGGCGACCTCACCCTGCTGTACCGGGCCAACAGCACGCAGGACCTGGCGCTGTGGGACGAGTTGTCGGCGATCGCCGACGAGCGCGGCGCCCGCCTGATGTACGCGGTGAACAGCCCCGACGGGGAACGCCCGGACATCAACCCGGAGACGCTGCGCCGGAAGCTGCCCGACATCGACGAGCACGACGTGTTCCTGTGCGGGCCTCCCGGCTTCGCCGAGGGCGCGTACACCGCACTGCGCGGCGCGGGCGTGCCGGCCCGCCGCATCCATCACGAGTCCTTCGAGCTGTGA
- a CDS encoding pyridoxamine 5'-phosphate oxidase family protein, with product MGKTYERIDGRLRTFIEAQPIFFTATAPLSGDGTVNLSPKGLTGSFAVLDELTVAYLDFAGSNAETIAHLRENGRITLMWCAFQGPPNIVRVHGRGEPVFRGDPRFEELLTRFPDIDPTPHGLRAIIVVTAELVRDTCGYAVPTMSYEQDRDLHAKRFAREDDASLDAYFTKKEHVATSLDGLPGLPLPLPPRTS from the coding sequence ATGGGAAAGACTTACGAGCGCATTGACGGCCGCCTGCGTACGTTCATCGAGGCGCAGCCCATCTTCTTCACCGCGACCGCGCCCCTGTCGGGCGACGGCACGGTCAACCTCTCACCCAAGGGCCTGACCGGTTCGTTCGCGGTCCTCGACGAACTCACCGTCGCCTACCTGGACTTCGCCGGCAGCAACGCCGAGACGATCGCCCACCTGCGCGAGAACGGCCGGATCACCCTGATGTGGTGCGCCTTCCAGGGCCCGCCCAACATCGTCCGCGTACACGGCCGGGGAGAGCCGGTCTTCCGCGGCGACCCGCGGTTCGAGGAACTCCTCACGCGTTTCCCCGACATCGACCCGACGCCGCACGGCCTGCGCGCGATCATCGTCGTGACGGCCGAACTCGTCCGGGACACCTGTGGTTACGCGGTACCCACCATGTCGTACGAGCAGGACCGCGATCTGCACGCCAAGCGCTTCGCGCGTGAGGACGACGCCTCCCTGGACGCGTACTTCACGAAGAAGGAGCACGTGGCGACCAGTCTGGACGGCCTGCCCGGGCTGCCGTTGCCCCTGCCTCCCCGTACCTCCTGA
- a CDS encoding argininosuccinate synthase, which translates to MTERVVLAYSGGLDTSVAIGWIAEETGAEVIAVAVDVGQGGEDLDVIRKRALACGAVEAEVADAKDEFAEEYCLPAIKANALYMDRYPLVSALSRPTIVKHLVAAAHKHGAGIVAHGCTGKGNDQVRFEAGIQALGPDLKCIAPVRDYAMTRDKAIAFCEEKGLPIATTKKSPYSIDQNVFGRAVETGFLEDIWNAPIEDVYEYTQNPALPREPDEVVVTFKAGVPVAVDGRPVTVLQAIQELNARAGAQGIGRIDMVEDRLVGIKSREVYEAPGAIALITAHQELENVTVERELARYKRQVEQRWGELVYDGLWFSPLKRALDGFINEANQHVSGDIRMTLHGGRAVVTGRKSEESLYDFNLATYDSGDTFDQSKAQGFIDIFALSSKIAAKRDLA; encoded by the coding sequence GTGACCGAGCGCGTCGTACTCGCCTACTCGGGCGGTCTGGACACCTCCGTCGCCATCGGCTGGATCGCCGAGGAGACCGGCGCCGAGGTCATCGCGGTCGCGGTCGACGTCGGCCAGGGCGGCGAGGACCTGGACGTCATCCGCAAGCGCGCCCTCGCGTGCGGCGCCGTCGAGGCCGAGGTCGCGGACGCCAAGGACGAGTTCGCCGAGGAGTACTGCCTCCCGGCGATCAAGGCCAACGCCCTCTACATGGACCGCTACCCGCTGGTCTCCGCCCTCTCCCGGCCGACGATCGTCAAGCACCTCGTCGCCGCCGCCCACAAGCACGGCGCGGGCATCGTCGCCCACGGCTGCACCGGCAAGGGCAACGACCAGGTGCGGTTCGAGGCAGGCATCCAGGCCCTCGGCCCGGACCTCAAGTGCATCGCCCCGGTCCGTGACTACGCGATGACCAGGGACAAGGCGATCGCCTTCTGCGAGGAGAAGGGCCTGCCGATCGCCACCACCAAGAAGTCCCCGTACTCCATCGACCAGAACGTTTTCGGACGCGCCGTCGAGACGGGCTTCCTGGAGGACATCTGGAACGCGCCGATCGAGGACGTCTACGAGTACACGCAGAACCCGGCGCTCCCGCGTGAGCCCGACGAGGTGGTCGTCACCTTCAAGGCGGGCGTCCCGGTCGCCGTCGACGGCAGGCCCGTCACCGTCCTCCAGGCCATCCAGGAGCTCAACGCCCGCGCGGGCGCCCAGGGCATCGGCCGGATCGACATGGTCGAGGACCGGCTCGTGGGCATCAAGTCCCGCGAGGTGTACGAGGCTCCCGGCGCGATCGCACTGATCACGGCCCACCAGGAGCTGGAGAACGTCACCGTCGAGCGTGAACTCGCCCGCTACAAGCGGCAGGTCGAGCAGCGCTGGGGCGAGCTGGTCTACGACGGCCTGTGGTTCTCCCCGCTCAAGCGCGCCCTGGACGGCTTCATCAACGAGGCCAACCAGCATGTCTCCGGCGACATCCGGATGACCCTGCATGGCGGCCGTGCCGTCGTCACCGGCCGGAAGTCCGAGGAGTCGCTGTACGACTTCAACCTCGCGACCTATGACTCGGGCGATACGTTCGACCAGTCGAAGGCGCAGGGGTTCATCGACATCTTCGCGTTGTCTTCGAAGATCGCGGCGAAGAGGGATCTCGCGTAG
- the argH gene encoding argininosuccinate lyase, giving the protein MSSNSGDVRLWGGRFADGPAEALAKLSASVHFDWRLAPYDIAGSRAHARVLHKASLLSDDELERMLAGLDRLEAAVADGSFVGTIADEDVHTALERGLLEQLGPDLGGKLRAGRSRNDQVATLFRMYLRDHARIIGGLVADLQDALIGLAEAHPDVAMPGRTHLQHAQPVLFAHHVLAHAQSLSRDAERLRQWDERTAVSPYGSGALAGSSLGLDPESVAKDLGFEHGSVGNSIDGTASRDFVAEFAFITAMIGVNLSRIAEEVIIWNTKEFSFVTLHDAFSTGSSIMPQKKNPDIAELARGKSGRLIGNLTGLMATLKALPLAYNRDLQEDKEPVFDSCDQLEVLLPAFTGMMATLTVHRERMEELAPAGFSLATDIAEWLVKQGVPFRVAHEVAGECVKAAEADGIELDGLTDEQFAKISAHLTPEVRSVLNVPGALASRNGRGGTAPSAVAIQLTEVKQNVAAQHEWATAKDKR; this is encoded by the coding sequence GTGAGCAGCAACAGCGGTGATGTACGGCTCTGGGGTGGGCGGTTCGCCGACGGGCCCGCCGAGGCTCTGGCCAAGCTGTCCGCGTCCGTCCACTTCGACTGGCGGCTGGCGCCGTACGACATCGCCGGATCGCGTGCCCACGCGCGCGTGCTGCACAAGGCGAGCCTGCTCAGCGACGACGAGCTGGAGCGCATGCTCGCGGGGCTCGACCGGCTGGAGGCCGCCGTCGCGGACGGCTCGTTCGTCGGCACCATCGCCGACGAGGACGTCCACACCGCCCTGGAGCGCGGTCTCCTGGAGCAGCTCGGCCCGGACCTCGGCGGCAAGCTGCGCGCGGGCCGCTCGCGCAACGACCAGGTCGCCACGCTCTTCCGGATGTACCTGCGCGACCACGCCCGGATCATCGGCGGCCTGGTCGCCGACCTCCAGGACGCGCTGATCGGGCTCGCCGAGGCGCACCCGGACGTCGCGATGCCTGGCCGTACGCATCTGCAGCACGCCCAGCCCGTACTGTTCGCCCACCACGTACTGGCCCACGCCCAGTCCCTGTCCCGGGACGCCGAGCGCCTGCGGCAGTGGGACGAGCGGACGGCCGTGTCGCCGTACGGCTCGGGCGCCCTGGCCGGTTCCTCCCTCGGCCTCGACCCGGAGTCGGTCGCCAAGGACCTCGGCTTCGAGCACGGCAGTGTCGGCAACTCCATCGACGGCACGGCCTCGCGCGACTTCGTCGCCGAGTTCGCCTTCATCACCGCGATGATCGGGGTGAACCTCTCCCGGATCGCCGAGGAGGTCATCATCTGGAACACGAAGGAGTTCTCCTTCGTCACCCTCCACGACGCCTTCTCCACCGGCTCGTCGATCATGCCGCAGAAGAAGAACCCGGACATCGCGGAGCTGGCGCGCGGCAAGAGCGGCCGTCTGATCGGCAACCTCACCGGTCTGATGGCGACGCTCAAGGCCCTGCCCCTCGCGTACAACCGCGACCTCCAGGAGGACAAGGAGCCGGTCTTCGACTCCTGCGACCAGCTGGAGGTCCTGCTGCCCGCCTTCACCGGCATGATGGCGACCCTCACCGTCCACCGCGAGCGCATGGAGGAGCTGGCCCCGGCCGGGTTCTCGCTCGCCACCGACATCGCCGAGTGGCTGGTCAAGCAGGGCGTGCCGTTCCGTGTCGCGCACGAGGTCGCGGGGGAGTGCGTGAAGGCCGCGGAGGCCGACGGCATCGAACTCGACGGCCTCACCGACGAGCAGTTCGCGAAGATCTCCGCCCACCTCACGCCCGAGGTCCGGTCCGTCCTGAACGTCCCGGGCGCCCTGGCCTCCCGCAACGGCCGTGGAGGCACGGCCCCGAGCGCGGTCGCGATCCAGCTGACAGAGGTGAAGCAGAACGTGGCGGCTCAGCACGAGTGGGCCACAGCGAAGGACAAGCGGTAG
- a CDS encoding aldo/keto reductase — MPFARLATATTPTCHIGLGLAAVGRPGYINLGRDHDLGEDRSVETLRTRTHELLDAAYAQGVRYFDAARSYGRSEEFLAGWLNTRSDIGDVVVGSKWGYTYTADWRTDAEAHEIKDHSLATYERQRAESAELLGDRLDLYQIHSVTPDSPALTDKELHAKLAEAAAQGLTVGFSTSGPAQADAIRTALTVTVDGEPLFRTVQATYNVLETSAAPALAEAHDAGLTVIVKEGMANGRLADPHAPDAVRATAEAAGLGSDAIALALVLRQPWAGVVLSGAATAVQLASNLHAAVVDLDDEQLARLDALAEEPVAYWERRGQLPWH; from the coding sequence ATGCCCTTCGCCCGACTGGCAACAGCGACGACCCCCACCTGCCACATCGGCCTCGGCCTCGCCGCAGTGGGCCGCCCCGGCTATATCAACCTGGGCCGAGACCACGATCTCGGCGAAGACCGCAGCGTAGAGACGCTCCGCACCCGCACCCACGAACTCCTCGACGCCGCCTACGCCCAGGGCGTGCGCTACTTCGACGCCGCCCGCTCGTACGGCAGGTCGGAGGAGTTCCTCGCCGGCTGGCTGAACACGCGGTCCGACATCGGCGACGTCGTCGTCGGCAGCAAGTGGGGATACACCTATACGGCCGACTGGCGCACCGACGCCGAGGCGCACGAGATCAAGGACCACAGCCTCGCCACGTACGAGAGGCAGCGTGCGGAGAGCGCGGAACTGCTCGGTGACCGGCTCGACCTCTACCAGATCCACTCGGTGACCCCGGACAGCCCGGCCCTCACCGACAAGGAACTGCACGCCAAGCTGGCCGAGGCGGCGGCGCAGGGTCTGACCGTCGGTTTCTCCACCAGTGGCCCCGCCCAGGCCGACGCGATCCGCACCGCGCTCACCGTGACGGTCGACGGCGAGCCCCTCTTCCGTACCGTCCAGGCCACCTACAACGTCCTGGAGACCTCCGCCGCGCCCGCGCTCGCCGAGGCGCACGACGCCGGGCTCACCGTGATCGTCAAGGAGGGCATGGCCAACGGCCGGCTCGCCGATCCGCACGCGCCGGACGCCGTGCGTGCCACGGCCGAGGCGGCCGGTCTCGGCTCCGACGCGATCGCCCTCGCGCTCGTCCTGCGACAGCCCTGGGCCGGTGTCGTCCTCTCCGGCGCGGCCACGGCCGTTCAGCTCGCCTCGAACCTGCACGCCGCCGTGGTCGACCTCGACGACGAGCAGCTGGCCCGGCTCGACGCGCTGGCCGAGGAGCCGGTGGCGTACTGGGAGCGACGCGGGCAGCTGCCCTGGCACTGA